A region of Pristiophorus japonicus isolate sPriJap1 chromosome 32, sPriJap1.hap1, whole genome shotgun sequence DNA encodes the following proteins:
- the LOC139240544 gene encoding probable G-protein coupled receptor 139: MVILSRGMCGLSKCVTRYLVAMAAADLLVVITDLILRQIPIAHRLYFVQRIPLCNIHAVLLYAATDCSVWFTVTFTFDRFVAICCQKLKTKYCTEKTAAMVLVTVTLLSCLKSIFWYFMYVPWYTLNNTHWFCYVSALVMVSDLWATLELLHYILTPCIPFVLILLLNALTIRHILVASRARRRLRYHSSEGIPSDIEMGRRRKSIILLLVISWNFIMLWAVFMFFSIWNRILHLGYDIIHVSYYIKEIGFMLQLLSCCTNTYIYAMTQSKFREQLKNVVKCPSFFIVKIIKR, translated from the coding sequence ATGGTGATCCTGTCTCGTGGaatgtgcggtctctccaaatgcgtCACACGCTacttggtggccatggcagcggcagatctactggtcgttatcaccgacctgatattgaggcagatTCCAATTGCTCATCGTCTGTATTTTGTGCAGCGAATCCCCCTGTGTAATATCCATGCCGTCCTGctttatgcagccacagactgttctgtctggttcaccgtcactttcacatttgatcgattcgtggcaatttgttgccagaagctgaaaactaaatattgcactgaGAAAACCGCGGCTATGGTTCTTGTAACAGTGACTTTGCTAAGTTGTTTAAAGAGcattttctggtactttatgtatgtaCCTTGGTACACGTTGAACAATACCCACTGGTTCTGTTACGTAAGTGCTCTTGTCATGGTTTCAGATTTGTGGGCAACACTCGAGCTTCTTCATTATATTCTAACCCCGTGCatcccatttgttctgatcctgctACTCAATGCTTTAActatcagacacattttagtggccagcagagctcgcaggagactccggTATCACAGCAGCGAGGGGATTCCCAGTGACATAGAGATGGGGagacgaaggaaatccatcattttactgctcgTTATCTCGTGGAATTTCATAATGTTATGGGCTGTGTTTATGTTCTTTTCTATTTGGAACCGGATTTTGCATTTAGGTTATGATATTATACATGTATCTTACTACATAAAAGAAATAGGattcatgctccagctcctgagttgctgcacaaacacttaTATTTATGCTATGACACAgagtaagttcagagagcagttgaagaatgtggtaaAATGTCCGTCTTTCTTCATTGTTAAAATCATTAAAAGATGA